A region of Drosophila suzukii chromosome 2L, CBGP_Dsuzu_IsoJpt1.0, whole genome shotgun sequence DNA encodes the following proteins:
- the nop5 gene encoding nucleolar protein 58: protein MFVLYETPAGYAIFKLLDEKKLEQVDNLYLEFETPEKANKLLKLKHFEKFNDTTEALAAATAAVEGKVAKPLKKTLKKILVDDVQSSLLVADAKLGTAIKDKLSVQCVYNTGVQELMRCIRQQADSLLGGLPKREMTAMALGLAHSLSRYKLKFSPDKIDTMIVQAQCLLDDLDKELNNYMMRAREWYGWHFPELGKIITDNIAFVKTIKLVGTRDNMAASDLSDILPEDVEEKVKEAAEISMGTEISEEDVLNIQCLCDEIISINDYRVHLYDYLKARMMAMAPNLTVLVGDTVGARLIAHAGSLINLAKHPSSTVQILGAEKALFRALKTKKDTPKYGLIYHAQLVGQASQKNKGKMSRSLAAKASLATRVDAFGEEATFELGAAHKVKLESRLRLLEEGNLRKLSGTGKAKAKFEKYQAKSEVFTYQPEADNTLNVKKRKHSEAEQTPVKKEEVKEEEEAAEEEVKSEKKKKKKKKQKDEEAVEEAAAPEPEDVPTPAKKKKKSKHQE, encoded by the exons ATGTTTGTGCTCTACGAAACGCCGGCGGGCTACGCGATTTTCAAGCTGCTGGACGAGAAGAAGCTGGAGCAGGTGGACAATCTGTACCTCGAGTTCGAGACTCCGGAGAAGGCCAACAAGCTGCTGAAGCTGAAGCACTTTGAGAAATTCAATGACACCACAGAGGCGCTGGCCGCTGCAACGGCGGCGGTGGAGGGCAAGGTGGCCAAGCCGCTAAAGAAGACCCTTAAGAAAATCCTCGTCGACGATGTGCAGTCGTCTCTGTTGGTGGCCGATGCCAAACTGGGCACCGCCATCAAGGACAAGCTGTCGGTGCAGTGTGTCTACAACACTGGCGTCCAGGAGCTAATGCGCTGCATCCGCCAGCAGGCGGACAGCCTGCTCGGCGGTCTGCCCAAGCGGGAGATGACCGCCATGGCCCTGGGTCTCGCCCACTCCCTGTCGCGCTACAAGCTCAAGTTCTCGCCCGACAAGATCGACACTATGATTGTGCAGGCCCAATGCCTGCTGGATGACCTGGACAAGGAGCTGAACAACTACATGATGCGTGCCCGCGAGTGGTACGGCTGGCACTTCCCCGAGCTGGGCAAGATCATCACCGACAACATTGCCTTCGTGAAGACCATCAAGTTGGTGGGTACCAGGGACAACATGGCGGCGAGCGATCTGTCCGACATTCTGCCCGAAGATGTGGAGGAGAAGGTTAAGGAGGCGGCTGAAATCTCGATGGGCACAGAAATCTCCGAGGAGGATGTTCTGAACATTCAGTGCCTCTGCGACGAGATCATATCGATCAACGATTACCGCGTTCACTTGTACGACTACTTGAAGGCCAGAATGATGGCCATGGCTCCAAATTTGACGGTACTTGTGGGTGATACAGTGGGCGCTCGGCTGATTGCCCATGCCGGTTCGCTGATCAACCTGGCCAAGCATCCCTCGTCCACCGTGCAAATCCTGGGCGCCGAAAAGGCCCTCTTCCGTGCACTGAAGACCAAGAAGGATACGCCAAAGTATGGTTTGATCTATCACGCCCAGTTGGTGGGACAGGCCAGCCAGAAGAACAAGGGCAAGATGTCGCGTTCGCTGGCCGCCAAGGCGTCGCTGGCCACGCGAGTGGATGCCTTCGGCGAGGAGGCCACCTTCGAGCTGGGTGCGGCGCACAAGGTGAAGCTAGAGTCGCGTCTGCGACTGCTGGAGGAGGGTAACCTGCGCAAACTCTCTGGCACCGGCAAGGCCAAGGCCAAGTTCGAGAAGTACCAGGCCAAGAG TGAGGTGTTCACCTACCAACCAGAGGCCGACAACACCTTGAACGTCAAGAAGCGCAAGCACTCCGAGGCGGAGCAGACTCCTGTTAAGAAGGAGGAGGTTAAGGAGGAGGAAGAGGCTGCCGAGGAGGAGGTCAAGTCcgagaagaagaagaaaaagaagaagaagcagaagGATGAGGAGGCCGTTGAGGAGGCGGCAGCGCCTGAGCCCGAGGACGTGCCAACGCCAGccaagaaaaagaaaaagtcAAAGCACCAGGAGTAG
- the Wee1 gene encoding wee1-like protein kinase, with protein sequence MAFRQPEHEMSVTSLDSSVELRSRSPSPQLFNPRKLRFADDDFDKDPPEGASPHHPLHQHQRQKLSSGEEHHLGSKDDVGDGDVSMSPPCQKVRALRLFSTPATPKTILQKSTTQCSNHLSAAAAAVNATRRSEELFRERPRSLPLHNRKLPTQDTANVNPFTPDSLLAHNKKRCRTQFGRENLNLNVNAMQKYLLSDACDDDATEEAGDSLREIHQQAPKRLALHDTNISRFKREFMQVNVIGVGEFGVVFQCVNRLDGCIYAIKKSKKPVAGSSFEKRALNEVWAHAVLGKHDNVVRYYSAWAEDDHMLIQNEFCDGGSLHARIQDHFLGEADLKIVLMHVIEGLRYIHSNDLVHMDLKPENIFSTMNPNAHKLAEEQSQQTKDDDGMDSVYEELRHSENLVTYKIGDLGHVTSVKEPHVEEGDCRYLSKEVLQEDYSNLFKADIFSLGITLFEVAGGGPLPKNGPEWHNLRNGMVPVLPSLSRDFNELIAQMMHPNPDKRPTSQSIFNHPILSAVDSKSKLQLGLELTVEKRKNEILMNKLREAKKQIKLLEQRVNLLAVTNNPDSLDGQRCLRSFTRRMRTPFSSHGKFDGISDRNKNIITNI encoded by the exons ATGGCTTTCCGCCAGCCGGAGCATGAGATGAGCGTCACCTCGCTCGATTCGAGCGTCGAGCTGCGATCGCGATCACCGTCGCCGCAGCTCTTCAATCCGCGCAAGCTTCGCTTCGCCGACGACGACTTTGACAAGGACCCGCCCGAAGGAGCGAGTCCGCATCATCCCCTCCACCAGCATCAGCGGCAGAAGCTATCCTCCGGCGAGGAGCATCATCTGGGCAGCAAGGACGATGTCGGCGACGGGGACGTGTCCATGTCGCCTCCGTGCCAGAAGGTGCGAGCCCTGCGCCTCTTCAGCACCCCGGCCACCCCAAAGACCATCCTGCAGAAGTCGACGACGCAGTGCAGCAATCATCTGTCGGCGGCAGCAGCGGCAGTGAACGCCACCCGGCGCAGCGAGGAGCTCTTCCGCGAGCGTCCGCGATCCCTGCCCCTGCACAACCGCAAACTGCCCACCCAGGACACGGCAAATGTGAATCCCTTCACACCAGACA GTCTCCTCGCTCACAATAAGAAGCGTTGTCGCACGCAATTTGGACGCGAAAACCTCAACCTGAATGTGAATGCTATGCAAAAGTATTTGCTCAGCGATGCCTGCGACGATGATGCGACAGAGGAGGCGGGCGACTCACTGCGCGAGATCCACCAGCAGGCTCCCAAGCGGCTGGCCCTGCACGACACGAACATCAGTCGCTTCAAGCGGGAGTTCATGCAGGTCAACGTGATCGGCGTGGGCGAGTTCGGTGTGGTGTTCCAGTGCGTCAATCGACTAGATGGGTGCATCTACGCGATCAAGAAAAGTAAGAAGCCGGTGGCAGGCAGCTCTTTTGA AAAGAGAGCCCTGAACGAGGTTTGGGCCCATGCTGTTCTGGGCAAGCACGATAACGTGGTTAGGTACTACTCCGCTTGGGCGGAGGACGATCACATGCTGATACAGAACGAGTTCTGCGACGGGGGCAGTTTGCATGCGCGGATCCAGGATCATTTCTTGGGCGAAGCCGATCTGAAGATTGTGCTCATGCATGTGATCGAGGGCCTGCGCTACATCCATTCCAATGACCTGGTGCACATGGATCTAAAGCCGGAGAACATATTCTCCACTATGAATCCGAATGCCCATAAGCTGGCCGAGGAGCAGTCGCAGCAGACCAAAGACGACGATGGCATGGACAGCGTCTACGAGGAACTACGCCATTCGGAAAACCTGGTAACGTACAAAATCGGCGACCTGGGCCATGTGACTTCCGTTAAAGAGCCCCATGTCGAAGAGGGCGACTGCCGATATCTGTCCAAGGAGGTCCTTCAGGAGGACTACTCGAATCTCTTCAAGGCCGACATCTTTTCGCTGGGCATCACGCTCTTCGAGGTGGCGGGCGGTGGTCCGCTTCCTAAGAATGGACCCGAGTGGCACAATCTGCGAAATGGCATGGTACCGGTCCTGCCAAGTCTCAGCAGAGACTTCAACGAACTGATAGCCCAGATGATGCACCCAAATCCCGACAAGAGGCCCACTTCGCAGTCTATATTCAACCATCC AATTCTGAGTGCCGTCGACTCCAAGAGCAAGCTGCAGCTCGGTCTGGAGCTGACCGTCGAGAAGCGCAAGAACGAGATTCTAATGAACAAGCTGAGAGAGgccaaaaaacaaattaaactaCTCGAGCAAAGGG TCAACCTCCTGGCGGTGACCAACAATCCGGATAGTCTGGATGGGCAGCGATGCCTTCGTTCCTTCACGCGACGCATGCGCACGCCGTTCTCCAGCCATGGCAAGTTCGATGGCATATCCGATCGCAACAAGAACATTATCACCAATATCTGA
- the Rat1 gene encoding 5'-3' exoribonuclease 2 homolog, which yields MGVPAFFRWLSRKYPSVIIECNENKQVDPDTGRNIYEDATKPNPNGIEFDNLYLDMNGIIHPCTHPEDKPAPKNEDEMMVAIFDCIDRLFGIVRPRKLLYMAIDGVAPRAKMNQQRSRRFRAAKETTEKRLEIERIREELLSRGCKLPPEKEKGEHFDSNCITPGTPFMDRLSKCLHYYVHDRLNNNPAWKGIKVILSDANVPGEGEHKIMDYIRKQRAQPDHDPNTQHVLCGADADLIMLGLATHEPNFTIIREEFLPNKPRPCDICNGFGHEMDKCVGLGATAPTGANFKPDVPIGAEVKFIFVRLSVLREYLKQTLEMPSLPFEYSFERALDDWVFMCFFVGNDFLPHLPSLEIREGAVDRLVELYKKCVYKTKGYLTDSGDVNLDRVQLIMTDLGNAEDQIFKSRQRREEQFKARDKARKRQERNQDHRSLDQSAFGASAVGPNSQQKSIGNYKEEAAALRNRKRTSDQADLDDEDEEENNDEVRLWEDGFKDRYYESKFDVAPGNQQFRYAVALQYVRGLCWVLKYYYQGCASWNWYFPYHYAPFASDFVNIQGLSTIFEKGTKPFNPLEQLMGVFPAASSSHVPEPWAQLMSNPESPIIDFYPEDFKIDLNGKKFAWQGVALLPFVDEKRLFKALVPYYDQLTGEEVKRNKRGDNYLYISNESPHFKKVKKISDKSDESVCKAISFDGMRGTLGKTELNTAISGILRSPISGLSDINENTTVTTTFKDPEYDDDYIFEAKRLENAVDPPQVLPNEQTGQKHRPVIGFNSHLTRAYVPDSGHRMLNAGVRNAQGGGGYGQGGGYNQGGGSQAQGYQNNSRNYNYNYNNNYNQQQQHQGGGYQGNNNYNNRQQYGHNQRFNQDNSNQQRNYNNYNGPRNNNYQQQGGNRQQNQNQNYRRF from the coding sequence ATGGGAGTTCCAGCATTCTTTCGCTGGTTGAGCCGGAAGTACCCGAGTGTTATTATCGAGTGCAACGAGAACAAGCAGGTTGATCCGGACACCGGGCGCAATATTTATGAGGACGCGACAAAGCCGAATCCGAATGGGATAGAGTTCGACAACCTCTACCTGGACATGAACGGCATCATTCATCCGTGTACGCATCCGGAGGACAAACCGGCGCCGAAGAACGAGGACGAGATGATGGTGGCCATCTTCGACTGCATTGACCGCCTGTTCGGAATCGTGCGACCGCGAAAGCTGCTGTACATGGCCATTGACGGGGTGGCTCCGCGTGCCAAGATGAACCAGCAGCGGTCGCGTCGCTTTCGGGCGGCCAAGGAGACCACCGAGAAGCGGCTGGAGATCGAACGGATCCGCGAGGAGCTGTTGAGCCGCGGCTGCAAGCTGCCGCCGGAGAAGGAGAAGGGCGAGCACTTCGACTCCAACTGCATTACGCCGGGCACCCCGTTCATGGACCGGTTGAGCAAGTGCCTGCACTATTACGTCCACGATCGGCTGAATAACAACCCGGCCTGGAAGGGCATAAAGGTGATACTCTCGGACGCCAATGTACCCGGCGAGGGTGAGCACAAGATCATGGACTATATCCGCAAGCAGCGTGCCCAGCCGGATCATGATCCCAACACGCAACACGTCCTGTGCGGAGCCGATGCCGATCTCATCATGTTGGGTTTGGCAACCCACGAGCCCAACTTTACTATCATTCGGGAGGAGTTTCTGCCGAATAAGCCGCGTCCTTGCGACATCTGCAACGGGTTTGGCCACGAGATGGACAAGTGCGTAGGGCTGGGAGCCACGGCTCCGACGGGCGCCAACTTCAAGCCCGATGTTCCCATCGGCGCCGAGGTGAAGTTCATCTTTGTGCGGCTGAGCGTGTTGCGAGAGTACCTGAAGCAGACGCTCGAGATGCCGAGCCTCCCCTTCGAGTACAGCTTTGAACGCGCCTTGGACGATTGGGTGTTCATGTGCTTCTTTGTGGGCAACGATTTTCTGCCCCATCTTCCCAGCCTTGAGATCCGAGAGGGTGCAGTTGATCGGCTCGTGGAGCTGTACAAGAAGTGCGTCTACAAGACGAAGGGCTACCTCACCGACTCGGGGGATGTCAATCTGGACAGGGTGCAACTGATAATGACGGATTTGGGCAATGCCGAGGACCAGATCTTCAAGAGTCGCCAGCGACGCGAGGAACAGTTCAAGGCCAGGGACAAGGCGCGCAAAAGGCAGGAAAGGAATCAGGACCACAGGTCTCTAGATCAGTCGGCGTTCGGGGCCAGCGCCGTGGGACCAAACAGTCAGCAAAAGAGTATTGGCAACTACAAGGAGGAAGCAGCTGCCCTTCGGAACAGAAAGCGGACAAGTGACCAGGCCGATTTGGATGACGAAGATGAGGAGGAGAACAACGACGAGGTGAGATTGTGGGAGGATGGATTTAAGGACCGCTACTACGAGTCCAAGTTCGATGTGGCGCCGGGAAACCAGCAGTTCCGCTACGCCGTAGCCCTGCAGTACGTCCGGGGATTGTGCTGGGTGCTGAAGTACTACTATCAGGGCTGTGCCTCCTGGAACTGGTATTTCCCATACCACTATGCACCATTCGCATCGGATTTCGTTAACATCCAGGGCCTGTCCACCATTTTTGAAAAGGGCACAAAACCTTTCAATCCTCTGGAGCAACTGATGGGTGTCTTTCCGGCAGCCAGTAGCTCGCACGTGCCCGAACCTTGGGCACAGCTCATGTCCAATCCGGAGTCGCCGATCATTGACTTCTATCCCGAGGACTTCAAGATCGATCTAAATGGCAAGAAGTTCGCCTGGCAGGGAGTGGCCCTGCTGCCCTTCGTAGATGAGAAGCGGCTCTTCAAGGCGTTGGTTCCCTACTATGATCAACTGACGGGAGAGGAGGTCAAGCGCAACAAGCGGGGCGACAATTACCTGTACATCAGTAACGAGAGTCCGCACTTCAAGAAGGTAAAGAAAATAAGCGATAAATCTGATGAGAGTGTGTGCAAAGCCATCTCCTTTGACGGAATGCGAGGCACATTGGGAAAGACCGAGCTAAACACTGCCATCAGCGGCATTCTGAGGTCACCGATCTCCGGACTCTCGGACATCAATGAAAACACGACTGTGACGACCACCTTCAAGGATCCGGAGTACGATGATGATTACATCTTCGAGGCAAAGCGTTTGGAAAACGCCGTGGATCCGCCACAGGTGCTGCCCAACGAACAGACTGGTCAAAAGCATCGTCCTGTCATCGGTTTCAATAGCCATTTGACCAGGGCCTACGTTCCGGACAGCGGTCATCGTATGCTGAATGCCGGAGTTAGAAACGCTCAGGGTGGAGGAGGTTACGGCCAAGGAGGTGGCTACAACCAGGGCGGAGGAAGTCAGGCACAGGGCTATCAGAACAACAGCCGCAACTATAACTACAACTACAATAACAACTAcaaccagcagcagcagcatcagggTGGCGGATATCAAGGCAACAATAACTACAATAACCGACAGCAATATGGCCACAATCAGAGATTCAACCAGGATAATTCCAATCAGCAGCGCAACTATAACAACTACAATGGTCCAAGGAATAACAACTACCAGCAACAGGGCGGTAACAGGCAACAGAACCAGAACCAGAACTATAGGAGATTCTAA
- the Polr1F gene encoding DNA-directed RNA polymerase I subunit RPA43: protein MAKILQKYVKFSAKELETYASSPGSCVRCITTDMHLAMGPYGMANFKHALHELLVRTKVGFYDASLDGILLGIKNIKVLGHTAGLRADDPIMHLVINADFYVFRPEVGAILTGVVQHISKYQVAAIIYRVFNTAIRFTNKEDVAMEQEIKFRIKNFDIGNVVPYIEGEILHENGQEPKNQSTKFASPDSDVEEVVEEVKEEDPDEMLDALLEEIKKEPDFTPKKKSPKKRKNGVNGDIAKAKKVKIEIKSEPI, encoded by the exons ATGGCCAAGATACTGCAGAAATACGTAAAGTTCTCGGCCAAGGAGCTAGAGACGTACGCCAGCAGCCCGGGCTCATGTGTGCGATGCATCACCACAGACATGCACCTGGCGATGGGTCCGTATGGCATGGCCAACTTCAAGCACGCGCTCCACGAGCTCCTCGTCCGCACCAAGGTGGGATTCTACGATGCCAGCCTCGACGGGATATTACTGGGCATCAAGAACATCAAGGTGCTGGGCCACACAGCCGGTCTTCGTGCGGACGACCCCATCATGCACCTGGTCATCAACGCTGACTTCTACGTCTTCCGTCCCGAAGTGGGCGCCATACTGACCGGCGTGGTGCAGCACATCTCGAAGTACCAGGTCGCTGCCATCATCTACCGAGTCTTCAACACCGCCATCCGGTTCACCAACAAAGAGGACGTCGCCATGGAGCAGGAGATCAAGTTCCGGATAAAGAACTTCGATATCGGCAATGTGGTGCCATACATCGAGGGAGAAATTTTGCATGAGAATGGCCAGGAGCCAAAG AATCAATCCACAAAGTTTGCCAGCCCAGACTCGGATGTAGAAGAGGTTGTGGAAGAGGTTAAGGAAGAGGACCCCGACGAAATGTTAGACGCCCTTTTAgaagaaataaagaaagaaCCTGATTTCACGCCAAAAAAGAAATCTCCAAAAAAGCGGAAGAATGGAGTAAACGGTGACATCGCAAAAGcgaaaaaagtaaaaatagaaataaaaagtGAGCCTATATAG
- the Nlg2 gene encoding neuroligin-1, which translates to MSKSSSKSQFDSHDSQQVSRPTGNGNGSGPGQLMLRARTAAAAAAAAAAAAAAAAAQTKIIQSRFLHIYGLLCLGSLMACIKTIGASIAQQTLAEADAQDKDKDKKREAETETGTETKGEAKADAEADARIMATGICIIRLITLKRFLENSKTDTHNQRRQQSATSATSAPSSPPPPPPPAPGAPGPRRRHLHYPGHPAAHPAGHPGHPEACTLLMLLLLTSLWPDCCDCLHGGSNTVKTKYGLLRGIVVRSSPLVEAFLGIPYASPPVGSLRFMPPITPSTWKTVRSADRFSPVCPQNIPIPPNGPEALLEVPRARLAQLRRLLPLLKNQSEDCLYLNIYVPYETRRQRRNIDDTAGDSKTKLSTVVFIHGESYDWNSGNPYDGSELAAHGNVIVVTINFRLGIFGFLKTGGKESAQGNFGLMDLVAGLHWLKENLPAFGGDPQSITLLGYGTGAVLANILVVSPVASDLIQRTVLVSGSALSPWAIQKNPLFVKRRVAEQTGCHGDMLYDDLAPCLRTKSVAELLAVKVDHPRFLVGFAPFVDGTVISPGANPLGSTTLPMGSAIVSTSGIEYANFPKRDLIFCLTSVESYLDLSAQDLEFGFNETRRDRILRTFVRNNFHYHLNEIFAVLKNEYTDWEKAIRNPLSSRDATLQFLSDGHTASPLIKLGYMHSLRGGRAYFLHFKHKTIEEEYPQRTGSVRGEDVPFWLGLPMSPLFPHNYTTQERQIGRLMLRYLSNFAKTGNPNQSTAKSVLPNPNEVLEAELHQQKKRSTGLTHPNLSEALNLAVIYNQRRTNAMHEKRSYIRRRLRSNDAAFTQLGISSERDVGSYDGDELPFWDAYDVVNQLYVELGNKANIQSHYRGHKLSMWLNLIPQLHRHFNINDQSMRHHQFQDDMNNRDLYEGVVRPQLQTKPAEDDNIIIMQRSRTTPPPPPAPPAKSPSTNATQALNPTGTGATTTTECGIDGAMSVSELTTTQAPKDNRTGVTRVETQKDLATASTGIIGNLELLRRLGGKQFQSYTTALIATVAVGCFLLILNVLIFAGIYHQREKRARDAKTKEELQESDNSKNSSMLKLNALMGGSGGGAGGPGPGDIADAYTLSGSVVDSKGGVGVVFGEYSCYDEKTKQLKEEKLLVELPPSSSTGQTSLMMDTWGPCSTSTLDLLKTKPGDPIEMVTYSALPTLMESTSAMSSKRGSFVDTTMQFNSPQQFDYAVQSSDQMSFKAIEEAVKAAAGNDSEITRDDDIPEPPPPPRSFLAAQQQQQQQQQTGILRQSGAGGSSTTGSGSSSGKKRVHIQEISV; encoded by the exons ATGTCGAAGTCATCGTCCAAGTCACAGTTCGATTCCCACGATTCCCAGCAAGTGTCACGGCCaaccggaaacggaaacggaagcGGACCGGGCCAATTGATGCTGAGAGCAAGgacggcagcagcagcagcagcggcagcagcagcggcagcggcagcagcagcggcacaAACTAAGATAATTCAATCGCGTTTTCTACACATTTACGGTTTACTTTGCCTCGGTTCCCTGATGGCTTGCATTAAAACTATCGGCGCTTCAATTGCGCAGCAAACGCTTGCGGAAGCGGATGCACAAGATAAAGATAAAGATAAAAAGCGGGAggcggaaacggaaacgggAACGGAAACGAAGGGGGAAGCAAAAGCGGATGCGGAAGCGGATGCCCGCATCATGGCAACGGGAATTTGCATTATAAGACTGATAACATTAAAGAGATTTCTAGAGAATTCCAAAACCGACACACACAATCAAAGGCGCCAGCAATCAGCAACGTCAGCAACATCAGCACCATCAtcaccgccgccgccgccaccgCCAGCACCTGGAGCACCTGGCCCGCGGCGGAGACACCTCCATTATCCGGGACATCCAGCCGCACATCCAGCAGGACATCCAGGACACCCGGAGGCGTGCACCCTGCTAATGCTCCTGCTGCTCACCAGCCTCTGGCCGGATTGCTGCGACTGCCTCCACGGCGGCAGCAACACGGTGAAGACCAAGTACGGCCTGCTGCGGGGCATCGTGGTCCGCTCCTCGCCGCTCGTGGAGGCCTTCCTGGGCATCCCCTATGCCTCGCCCCCGGTGGGCAGTCTCAG ATTTATGCCCCCCATAACGCCCTCGACGTGGAAAACGGTTCGCAGCGCGGATCGATTCTCGCCGGTCTGTCCGCAGAACATCCCCATACCGCCCAACGGACCGGAGGCGCTCCTCGAAGTTCCCCGCGCCCGCCTCGCCCAGCTGCGCCGCCTGTTGCCGCTGCTCAAGAACCAATCGGAAGACTGCTTATACCTAAATATCTATGTGCCCTACGAGACGCGCCGCCAGAGAC GTAATATCGATGACACTGCTGGCGATTCAAAGACCAAGTTGTCCACTGTGGTCTTCATCCATGGCGAATCGTATGACTGGAACTCAGGGAATCCCTACGATGGCTCCGAGCTAGCTGCCCACGGCAATGTCATCGTCGTGACAATCAACTTTCGTCTAGGGATCTTTGGTTTCCTGAAGACCGGTGGCAAGGAGAGTGCCCAGGGAAATTTTGGACTGATGGATCTGGTTGCGGGCCTCCACTGGCTCAAGGAGAATCTGCCAGCGTTCGGTGGGGATCCCCAGAGCATCACACTTCTGGGCTACGGAACTGGAGCTGTGCTGGCCAACATACTGGTTGTGTCCCCAGTGGCGAGTG ATCTTATACAGCGAACAGTTCTGGTGAGTGGCTCCGCCCTGTCACCCTGGGCCATCCAGAAAAATCCGCTCTTTGTGAAAAGGCGCGTGGCGGAACAGACTGGATGTCACGGCGACATGTTATATGATGACCTGGCCCCCTGCCTCCGCACCAAAAGCGTCGCCGAATTGCTGGCCGTCAAGGTGGATCACCCACG ATTCCTCGTGGGCTTCGCTCCATTCGTGGATGGTACTGTAATATCGCCCGGCGCCAATCCCTTGGGCAGTACCACATTGCCAATGGGTTCAGCTATTGTTAG TACTTCAGGAATTGAATATGCAAACTTTCCGAAACGAGACCTCATTTTCTGCCTTACATCTGTGGAGTCCTATTTGGATTTGAGTGCCCAAGACTTGGAATTCGGCTTCAATGAGACGCGAAGGGATCGCATCCTGCGCACTTTTGTGCGAAATAACTTTCATTATCATCTGAACGAGATATTTGCCGTTCTGAAG AATGAGTACACCGACTGGGAGAAAGCCATACGTAATCCTCTTAGTTCCCGAGACGCCACCCTGCAATTCCTGAGCGATGGCCACACGGCCTCGCCGCTGATTAAGTTGGGCTATATGCACAGTTTGCGAGGGGGCCGCGCCTACTTCCTGCACTTTAAGCACAAAACAATCGAGGAGGAGTACCCGCAG AGAACCGGCTCCGTGCGCGGCGAAGATGTGCCTTTCTGGTTGGGTCTGCCCATGTCCCCGCTCTTCCCACACAACTACACGACTCAGGAGCGCCAAATAGGCCGACTAATGCTGCGATATCTGTCCAACTTTGCCAAGACTGG CAATCCGAACCAATCCACGGCAAAGTCAGTGCTCCCCAATCCAAACGAGGTCTTGGAGGCTGAGCTGCATCAGCAGAAAAAGCGATCCACAGGGCTGACCCATCCGAATCTCAGCGAGGCCCTTAATCTGGCCGTGATCTACAATCAGCGCCGGACTAATGCCATGCATGAGAAACGATCCTATATTCGGAGAAGACTGcggagcaatgatgcagcctTCACCCAACTGGGAATCTCCAGTGAACGGGATGTGGGCAGCTACGATGGCGATGAGCTGCCCTTCTGGGATGCCTACGATGTGGTTAACCAGCTGTATGTGGAATTGG GCAATAAGGCAAACATTCAGAGCCACTATCGTGGTCACAAGCTGTCCATGTGGTTGAACCTCATCCCCCAGCTGCATCGCCACTTTAACATCAACGACCAGTCCATGCGACACCATCAGTTCCAGGACGACATGAACAACAGGGATCTCTATGAGG gAGTTGTGCGACCTCAATTGCAGACAAAGCCTGCTGAAGATGATAACATAATTATCATGCAGAGGAGCAGAACAACGCCGCCACCACCACCTGCTCCTCCTGCGAAGAGTCCAAGTACGAATGCCACACAAGCCTTAAATCCCACTGGCACAGGAGCAACCACAACGACAG AGTGCGGCATCGATGGAGCCATGTCCGTGTCGGAACTGACCACCACCCAAGCTCCAAAGGACAATAGAACCGGTGTAACGCGAGTGGAGACGCAAAAGGACCTGGCCACCGCCTCCACAGGGATAATTGGCAATCTGGAGCTGCTCCGGCGACTGGGTGGCAAGCAGTTCCAGAGCTATACGACAGCACTGATAGCCACAGTGGCAGTGGGTTGTTTCCTGCTGATTCTAAATGTCCTGATCTTCGCGGGCATTTATCATCAGCGCGAGAAGCGTGCGCGGGATGCCAAGACCAAGGAAGAACTGCAGGAGAGCGACAACAGCAAGAACTCCAGCATGCTGAAGCTGAACGCTTTGATGGGCGGCAGCGGCGGAGGAGCAGGTGGTCCGGGTCCAGGCGACATTGCAGATGCGTATACCTTGAGCGGATCGGTGGTGGACAGCAAGGGCGGAGTGGGCGTTGTGTTCGGGGAGTACAGCTGCTACGATGAGAAGACCAAGCAGCTGAAGGAGGAGAAGCTGCTGGTGGAGCTGCCACCCTCCTCTTCGACGGGACAGACGTCTCTAATGATGGACACCTGGGGACCCTGCTCCACCAGCACTTTGGATCTGCTTAAGACCAAGCCGGGTGATCCCATCGAAATGGTCACCTACAGTGCCCTGCCCACGTTGATGGAGTCCACATCGGCCATGAGCAGCAAGCGGGGATCCTTCGTGGACACCACGATGCAGTTCAACAGTCCCCAGCAATTCGACTATGCAGTCCAGTCCTCGGATCAGATGTCCTTCAAGGCGATAGAGGAGGCTGTCAAGGCGGCGGCCGGGAATGACTCGGAAATCACCCGGGATGATGACATTCCCGAGCCGCCGCCACCTCCACGATCCTTCCTAGCCgcccaacagcaacagcagcagcagcagcaaacgGGAATCCTGCGGCAGTCAGGCGCGGGCGGAAGTTCCACGACAGGATCGGGGAGCAGCAGCGGCAAGAAACGTGTACATATTCAGGAAATCTCAGTCTAG